One window from the genome of Pseudomonadota bacterium encodes:
- a CDS encoding CoA transferase: MSDNQNLLAGLRILDLSRVLAGPLCTRLFAEFGAEVIKIESAPSGDMVRQFSKLRGERSLYFIQQNLGKKSVCLDLRDPRALQLIKDLVAVSDIVVENFKPGTLDAMGLGYETLKTLKQDIILCSISAMGQTGPLAAKPGYDTIAQGYAGVTAMIGDPNGAPSIPCIAAGDVSTGVHAAFAILAAVYHRDRQGVGQHIDIGLLDVYYNFHEINVHQYSGSAGALNPRRSGSHLGYVCPGGAFKAPDGYMIIMGFAHHWKDMCAAMGREDLANDERWNTDLKRVAIRGEVIELIETWLAGFASRDAAIAHLEAHGVPVAPVLEVGETLEHPHFKARGTVRTIHDPLAGEFAMPGNPIKFVGREAASPAPAPTLGEHNETVLTELLGRSADEVAALVAAGTLVKKNL; encoded by the coding sequence ATGAGTGACAATCAGAATCTCCTGGCCGGCCTGCGCATTCTCGACTTGTCGCGGGTGCTGGCCGGGCCCTTGTGCACGCGCCTGTTCGCCGAGTTCGGCGCCGAGGTCATCAAGATCGAGTCGGCGCCAAGTGGCGACATGGTGCGCCAGTTTTCCAAGCTGCGCGGTGAGCGCAGCCTGTATTTCATCCAGCAGAATCTCGGCAAGAAGAGCGTGTGCCTGGACCTGCGCGACCCGCGCGCGCTGCAACTGATCAAGGACCTGGTGGCGGTCAGCGACATCGTGGTCGAAAATTTCAAACCAGGCACCTTGGACGCCATGGGGCTCGGTTACGAAACGCTCAAGACCTTGAAGCAAGACATCATCCTGTGTTCGATTTCGGCCATGGGTCAGACCGGACCGCTGGCCGCCAAGCCCGGTTACGACACCATCGCCCAGGGCTATGCGGGCGTCACCGCCATGATCGGCGACCCCAACGGCGCGCCGTCCATTCCGTGCATCGCGGCCGGCGATGTCAGCACCGGCGTGCACGCGGCCTTCGCCATCCTGGCGGCGGTCTACCATCGCGATCGCCAGGGCGTGGGGCAGCACATCGATATCGGTCTGCTCGATGTGTACTACAACTTTCACGAGATCAACGTGCATCAATACAGTGGCAGCGCCGGCGCCCTGAATCCCCGGCGCAGCGGCAGCCATCTCGGCTACGTGTGTCCCGGCGGCGCCTTCAAGGCGCCCGATGGCTACATGATCATCATGGGCTTCGCCCATCACTGGAAGGATATGTGCGCGGCGATGGGCCGCGAGGATCTCGCCAACGACGAACGCTGGAACACGGATCTGAAGCGCGTGGCCATACGCGGCGAAGTCATTGAACTCATCGAGACCTGGCTGGCCGGCTTTGCCAGCCGCGACGCCGCCATCGCCCATCTCGAAGCCCACGGCGTGCCGGTCGCGCCGGTGCTGGAGGTCGGCGAAACCTTGGAGCATCCGCACTTCAAGGCACGCGGCACGGTGCGCACCATCCATGACCCGCTGGCCGGCGAATTCGCGATGCCGGGCAATCCCATCAAGTTCGTCGGGCGCGAAGCCGCGTCGCCGGCGCCGGCACCGACGCTCGGTGAGCACAACGAGACGGTGTTGACCGAACTGCTGGGCCGCAGCGCCGACGAGGTGGCGGCGCTGGTGGCCGCCGGCACGCTGGTCAAGAAGAATCTCTGA
- a CDS encoding LLM class flavin-dependent oxidoreductase: MPELRVGVCYDFRNPPDSGIAMPRLYAEVLDQIAWADQAGFDLVWFTEHHFVEDGYLPSWIPVAAAAAARTRRVRFSCDVCLLPFNNPVRLAEDLAVLDNLSNGRVEVGVGLGYAPHEFRGFGMRVAERVSRTDEGLEVLRRCFSGERFSFKGKRYEFNDVLITPGYVQAGGPPLWVAAMSRAGAERAARFGCHLLPQGDRTATLDVWREVLQADGRDASAKRVGIIRSVLVTDDVERDWPLVRQSERYRMQLYQRFFDESGEGFGTHERIPQSWIVGSVETCVDELVAFIREYGITDLVTWGAPPGLHPDAMNRSLERLIGEVVPQVRARLRSRMSD, from the coding sequence ATGCCTGAACTGCGCGTCGGTGTGTGCTACGACTTTCGCAATCCGCCGGATTCCGGCATCGCCATGCCAAGGCTCTACGCCGAAGTGCTGGACCAGATCGCATGGGCCGACCAAGCCGGCTTCGATCTCGTGTGGTTCACCGAGCATCACTTCGTCGAGGACGGCTACCTGCCGAGCTGGATCCCGGTGGCGGCCGCCGCCGCCGCGCGCACGCGGCGCGTGCGTTTTTCCTGCGACGTGTGCCTGCTGCCGTTCAACAACCCGGTGCGCCTGGCCGAGGATCTCGCGGTGCTCGACAACCTCTCCAACGGCCGCGTCGAGGTGGGCGTGGGGCTCGGCTATGCGCCGCACGAGTTTCGCGGCTTCGGCATGCGCGTCGCCGAGCGCGTGTCGCGCACCGACGAGGGCCTGGAAGTGCTGCGCCGCTGTTTCAGCGGCGAGCGCTTCAGCTTCAAGGGCAAGCGCTACGAGTTCAACGATGTCCTCATCACGCCTGGCTACGTGCAGGCCGGCGGCCCGCCGCTGTGGGTGGCGGCGATGTCGCGCGCCGGCGCCGAGCGCGCGGCGCGCTTCGGCTGTCACCTGTTGCCGCAGGGCGACCGGACCGCCACGCTGGACGTATGGCGCGAGGTCCTGCAAGCCGACGGGCGCGATGCAAGCGCAAAGCGCGTCGGCATCATCCGCAGCGTGCTCGTCACCGACGACGTCGAGCGCGACTGGCCGTTGGTACGCCAGTCCGAACGCTATCGCATGCAGCTCTACCAGCGCTTCTTCGATGAAAGCGGTGAAGGTTTCGGCACCCATGAGCGCATTCCGCAGAGCTGGATAGTCGGCTCGGTGGAGACCTGCGTCGACGAGCTGGTGGCCTTCATTCGCGAATACGGCATCACCGATCTCGTGACCTGGGGCGCGCCGCCCGGTTTGCACCCGGACGCGATGAATCGCAGCCTCGAACGCCTGATAGGCGAGGTTGTGCCACAGGTGCGGGCGCGCCTGCGTTCTCGAATGTCAGACTGA
- a CDS encoding cytochrome P450, with the protein MNIIPTELIAPLFNPATFAVRGQVDDLLTAVRREYPLARAEVPGYDPHWIVSRHADIQEVSRQNDLFHNADRSATVIPQMGEALVREFTGGDYNLFRSLVQLDGEDHKQHRRVLFQALGSQSVARLADSVRATAVNQLETLRETAGELDWAKAIAAPYPLRVVLDVIGVPRADHARMLELTQWLFSWADPDLCRPGTDPSHPEQQPRTWKIVFDEFDEYFSALMAERRREPRDDLATLLAHAEVDGAPMEHSRAISYFAILATAGHDSTAHTTATAMWTLAEQPALLAQLKAEPGLIPKFVEEAIRWTTPVKHFVRHATADCTLAGEKIAKGERLYLSYPSGNRDEAEFEQPFSFRLDRQRNRHVGFGYGGHVCLGQHLARLEMCTLWETLLPALRSVEMSGPGQLIASEFVSGPKSVPIRYRLA; encoded by the coding sequence GTGAACATCATCCCCACCGAACTCATCGCGCCCTTGTTCAACCCCGCCACGTTTGCCGTGCGCGGCCAGGTCGATGACCTCCTGACGGCGGTACGGCGCGAGTATCCGCTGGCGCGCGCCGAGGTGCCGGGCTACGACCCGCACTGGATCGTGAGCCGTCATGCCGACATCCAGGAAGTCTCGCGCCAGAACGATCTTTTCCATAACGCCGATCGCTCGGCCACCGTGATCCCGCAGATGGGCGAGGCGCTGGTGCGCGAATTCACCGGCGGCGACTACAACCTGTTCCGCTCGCTGGTGCAGCTCGATGGCGAAGATCACAAGCAGCACCGTCGCGTGTTGTTCCAGGCGCTGGGCTCGCAGAGCGTGGCGCGCCTGGCCGACAGCGTGCGCGCCACCGCGGTCAATCAACTCGAAACCCTGCGCGAAACCGCGGGTGAACTCGACTGGGCCAAGGCCATTGCCGCGCCCTACCCGCTGCGCGTGGTGCTGGACGTGATCGGCGTGCCGCGCGCCGACCACGCACGCATGCTGGAACTCACCCAATGGCTGTTCAGCTGGGCCGATCCGGACCTGTGCCGGCCCGGCACCGATCCCTCGCACCCGGAACAGCAGCCGCGCACCTGGAAGATAGTGTTCGATGAATTCGACGAGTATTTCTCGGCGCTGATGGCGGAACGTCGCCGCGAGCCGCGCGACGACCTGGCGACGCTGCTGGCCCATGCCGAAGTGGACGGCGCGCCGATGGAGCACAGCCGCGCGATCTCCTATTTCGCGATACTCGCGACCGCCGGCCACGACTCCACCGCCCACACCACCGCCACCGCGATGTGGACGCTGGCCGAACAGCCGGCCCTGCTCGCCCAGCTCAAGGCCGAGCCGGGCTTGATCCCGAAATTCGTCGAGGAAGCGATACGCTGGACCACGCCGGTCAAGCATTTCGTGCGGCATGCGACCGCCGACTGCACGCTCGCCGGCGAAAAGATCGCGAAGGGCGAGCGCCTCTACCTGTCCTACCCTTCGGGCAACCGCGACGAAGCGGAATTCGAGCAGCCCTTCAGCTTCCGCCTCGACCGTCAGCGCAACCGCCATGTCGGCTTCGGCTACGGCGGCCACGTGTGCCTCGGCCAGCATCTCGCGCGGCTCGAGATGTGCACGCTGTGGGAGACGCTGCTGCCGGCCCTGCGCTCGGTGGAAATGAGCGGGCCGGGGCAGTTGATTGCGTCGGAATTCGTATCGGGACCGAAGTCCGTGCCGATCCGTTATCGCCTGGCCTGA
- a CDS encoding TetR/AcrR family transcriptional regulator, with the protein MSDNKRKVSWRTARGRSSRDDILDVAGQIMSSQGYEGTSIAALSQATGLNVSSIYWHFGSKAGLLAALMERGAQRFFDHHEDVLAKAPRHRSTQARLRWVLARTGETVALHREFLRILITLVVTERDSESHAVVQRVRALGRESVRRQIEMAFLTEGEAMTPAEARRASEQWASFALALVDGAVLAREADPETSFDVLFQQLADAIALLGATSATKSTPVARARSVSGQARR; encoded by the coding sequence GCACCGCACGCGGCAGGAGTTCACGCGACGACATCCTCGACGTCGCCGGTCAGATCATGTCGAGCCAGGGCTACGAAGGCACCAGCATCGCGGCCTTGAGCCAGGCCACCGGTCTCAATGTCAGCTCCATCTACTGGCATTTCGGCTCCAAGGCCGGGCTGCTGGCGGCGCTCATGGAGCGCGGCGCGCAACGCTTTTTCGACCATCACGAGGACGTGCTGGCCAAGGCGCCGCGGCACCGCTCGACACAGGCTCGCCTGCGCTGGGTGTTGGCGCGCACCGGCGAGACGGTCGCCCTGCACCGCGAATTCCTGCGCATTCTCATCACGCTGGTGGTGACCGAAAGGGACAGCGAGAGTCACGCGGTGGTGCAGCGCGTGCGCGCGCTCGGCCGTGAGAGCGTGCGTCGTCAGATTGAAATGGCGTTCCTGACCGAGGGCGAGGCCATGACACCGGCCGAGGCCCGGCGTGCTTCCGAGCAGTGGGCCAGCTTCGCGCTCGCCCTCGTCGATGGCGCGGTGCTGGCGCGCGAGGCGGACCCCGAGACTTCGTTCGACGTGCTCTTTCAACAACTCGCCGACGCCATCGCGCTGCTCGGCGCGACCAGCGCCACGAAGTCCACGCCCGTGGCTCGCGCGAGATCGGTGTCCGGTCAGGCCAGGCGATAA